In Silene latifolia isolate original U9 population chromosome X, ASM4854445v1, whole genome shotgun sequence, the following proteins share a genomic window:
- the LOC141617204 gene encoding uncharacterized protein LOC141617204, which produces MLGKPNYKIQIYEGLRTKGPILSMQKTLGDVFNYPKHVIIGLLAVQNKLPTVDNVCRRGMMIVNRCVLCENHSETATHLFFECEYSATVWQTVSQWLQIPPQTQLVQVLHWFKRHTRGKGWIKRQRRCLLLCTIYLLWNERNRRLFKELAAPPSAIIRKV; this is translated from the coding sequence ATGCTTGGTAAGCCTAATTATAAAATTCAGATTTATGAAGGTTTGAGGACTAAGGGCCCTATTCTCTCTATGCAAAAGACTTTGGGGGATGTTTTTAACTATCCTAAGCATGTTATAATAGGCTTGCTTGCTGTCCAGAACAAGCTGCCTACAGTGGATAATGTGTGTAGGAGAGGGATGATGATAGTTAATAGATGTGTGTTGTGTGAGAACCACTCTGAAACTGCCACTCATCTCTTTTTTGAATGTGAGTACTCTGCAACTGTTTGGCAAACAGTATCTCAGTGGCTGCAGATACCCCCTCAGACTCAGCTGGTGCAGGTTCTTCACTGGTTTAAGCGTCATACCAGGGGCAAAGGCTGGATAAAGAGACAACGAAGATGTCTACTGTTGTGCACAATCTATTTGCTTTGGAATGAAAGAAATAGAAGACTTTTCAAAGAACTTGCTGCTCCCCCTAGTGCTATTATTAGGAAGGTGTAG